In one window of Sphingomonas glaciei DNA:
- a CDS encoding Hpt domain-containing protein: MNNLPEGSADVVDWAHFEKARGELGPGFIRILSYFREDGVKSVAAIEQAMREANTVALVMPAHTIKGEARQFGAEPLAKAAELIESTARLCIETQRFPDELVADVVKLRSLFDQTIQLFDQATNPLLSRGGGAGGFGRKSANQGFGRI; the protein is encoded by the coding sequence GTGAACAACTTGCCCGAGGGTAGCGCCGACGTCGTCGACTGGGCGCATTTCGAGAAAGCGCGGGGCGAACTCGGCCCCGGGTTCATCCGCATCCTGTCCTATTTCCGCGAGGACGGGGTGAAGTCGGTCGCGGCGATCGAGCAGGCGATGCGCGAGGCGAACACCGTGGCGCTGGTGATGCCCGCCCACACCATCAAGGGCGAGGCCCGCCAGTTCGGGGCCGAGCCGCTGGCCAAGGCCGCCGAGCTGATCGAATCGACCGCCCGGCTGTGCATCGAAACCCAGCGGTTTCCGGATGAACTGGTCGCCGACGTGGTGAAGCTGCGCAGCTTGTTCGACCAGACGATCCAGCTGTTCGACCAGGCCACCAATCCTTTGCTCAGCCGCGGCGGCGGGGCCGGCGGGTTCGGCCGCAAGTCGGCCAATCAGGGCTTCGGCCGGATCTAG
- a CDS encoding DUF418 domain-containing protein, with the protein MTIGTGERIATLDIVRGVAVMGILAMNIVAFADVPAAYFNPLAQTVAVRTGDLLAYAGNFLLFDGKMRGLFSFLFGASLLLMSETMALGRVRRRLFWLLLFGAAHFFLIWWGDILITYAAIGFLALAFRSASPRALIVTAVILVAVQFAIFAAMTFYSFDLQGPVFAGTATPEQLKSWEELTRDTIMPSTARRAEAIALYRGPWTALVHHQVTEKAIFPVVGIFAFGWETLAYMLLGMAALKTGLLTGAWDNRRLLKWALICLAVALPVYLVALRFLFRSEWAASAVFMWAFAAAAPVRPLMVTAFACLIILATRNGGPLVERIAAAGRAAFSNYLGTSIVMTGIFYGWGLGLYASLGRVELLLVVIAAWAVMLLWSKPWLERFRYGPLEWAWRSLTNWRVEPLRRLDRA; encoded by the coding sequence ATGACAATCGGTACGGGCGAACGCATCGCCACCCTCGACATCGTGCGCGGCGTCGCGGTGATGGGCATCCTCGCGATGAACATCGTCGCCTTTGCCGACGTGCCTGCCGCTTATTTCAATCCGCTGGCGCAGACCGTGGCGGTGCGCACCGGCGACCTACTCGCCTATGCCGGCAATTTCCTGCTGTTCGACGGCAAGATGCGCGGGCTGTTTTCCTTCCTGTTTGGCGCCTCGCTGCTGCTGATGAGCGAGACCATGGCGCTGGGCCGGGTCCGCCGCCGCCTGTTCTGGCTGCTGCTGTTCGGGGCCGCCCACTTCTTCCTCATCTGGTGGGGCGACATCCTCATCACCTATGCGGCGATCGGCTTCCTTGCGCTCGCCTTCCGCAGTGCCAGCCCCCGCGCACTCATCGTCACGGCGGTGATCCTTGTCGCGGTCCAGTTCGCCATCTTCGCCGCCATGACGTTTTATTCTTTCGACCTGCAGGGACCCGTTTTTGCAGGTACCGCGACGCCCGAGCAGCTCAAGTCCTGGGAAGAGCTGACCCGCGACACGATCATGCCGAGCACTGCGCGACGGGCCGAGGCGATCGCCCTTTATCGAGGCCCCTGGACCGCACTCGTCCATCACCAGGTTACCGAGAAGGCCATATTCCCGGTGGTCGGAATCTTCGCCTTCGGGTGGGAAACGCTCGCCTACATGCTGCTCGGCATGGCCGCACTGAAGACCGGTCTGCTGACCGGCGCATGGGACAATCGCCGCCTGCTGAAGTGGGCGCTGATCTGCCTCGCCGTCGCGCTCCCGGTCTATCTCGTCGCCCTGCGCTTCCTGTTCCGCTCGGAATGGGCGGCGTCGGCCGTATTCATGTGGGCTTTCGCCGCGGCCGCGCCAGTGCGCCCGCTGATGGTCACCGCCTTCGCCTGCCTGATCATCCTCGCGACCCGCAACGGCGGCCCGCTGGTCGAGCGGATTGCCGCCGCCGGCCGCGCGGCGTTCAGCAACTACCTCGGCACCTCGATCGTGATGACGGGGATCTTCTACGGGTGGGGCCTTGGCCTTTACGCCAGCCTCGGCCGCGTGGAGCTGCTATTGGTGGTGATCGCCGCCTGGGCGGTCATGCTGCTATGGAGCAAGCCGTGGCTCGAGCGCTTCCGCTACGGCCCGCTCGAATGGGCCTGGCGCAGCCTGACCAACTGGCGGGTCGAACCGCTGCGGCGGCTCGACCGGGCCTAG